A window from Theobroma cacao cultivar B97-61/B2 chromosome 3, Criollo_cocoa_genome_V2, whole genome shotgun sequence encodes these proteins:
- the LOC18606513 gene encoding putative pre-16S rRNA nuclease isoform X2, producing the protein MQYVKCLNFFQDLLKAKALERGRLLGLDVGDKYVGLAVSDLDNKIATPLSVLIRKKTNIDLMASDFQSLISELSLVGFIVGYPFDRQQRAPDAVQVKLFIDDLSKTGKLDGVKYTFWNECFTSKNADLLLKPLSLHPILSKTIVDKFAAVQILQTYLDYGKKNVKLETAG; encoded by the exons ATGCAGTATGTAAAGTGTTTAAACTTTTTCCAAGATTTGCTCAAAGCAAAAGCATTGGAACGAGGACGGTTGCTTGGTTTAGATGTCGGTGATAAGTATGTTGGACTAGCTGTCTCAGACCTCGATAATAAAATTGCCACACCTTTAAG TGTTCTGATTCggaagaaaacaaatattGATCTGATGGCTAGTGATTTTCAAAGCCTG ATCTCTGAACTTTCTTTGGTGGGCTTCATTGTTGGCTACCCATTTGACAGACAACAACGTGCTCCTGAT gCTGTACAAGTGAAGCTATTCATCGATGACCTGTCTAAAACAGGAAAGCTTGATGGAGTTAAGTACACGTTTTGGAATGAGTGCTTTACATCAAAG AACGCGGATTTGCTGCTAAAGCCTTTGAGCTTGCACCCAATACTATCGAAAACTATAGTTGATAAGTTTGCTGCTGTTCAGATTCTTCAG ACGTACCTGGATTATGGGAAGAAGAAcgtaaagttggaaacagctggATGA
- the LOC18606513 gene encoding putative pre-16S rRNA nuclease isoform X3 has protein sequence MQYVKCLNFFQDLLKAKALERGRLLGLDVGDKYVGLAVSDLDNKIATPLSVLIRKKTNIDLMASDFQSLAVQVKLFIDDLSKTGKLDGVKYTFWNECFTSKQYMTSSKESHSLSFQQNADLLLKPLSLHPILSKTIVDKFAAVQILQTYLDYGKKNVKLETAG, from the exons ATGCAGTATGTAAAGTGTTTAAACTTTTTCCAAGATTTGCTCAAAGCAAAAGCATTGGAACGAGGACGGTTGCTTGGTTTAGATGTCGGTGATAAGTATGTTGGACTAGCTGTCTCAGACCTCGATAATAAAATTGCCACACCTTTAAG TGTTCTGATTCggaagaaaacaaatattGATCTGATGGCTAGTGATTTTCAAAGCCTG gCTGTACAAGTGAAGCTATTCATCGATGACCTGTCTAAAACAGGAAAGCTTGATGGAGTTAAGTACACGTTTTGGAATGAGTGCTTTACATCAAAG CAATATATGACAAGCAGTAAGGAATCTCATAGTTTGTCCTTTCAACAGAACGCGGATTTGCTGCTAAAGCCTTTGAGCTTGCACCCAATACTATCGAAAACTATAGTTGATAAGTTTGCTGCTGTTCAGATTCTTCAG ACGTACCTGGATTATGGGAAGAAGAAcgtaaagttggaaacagctggATGA
- the LOC18606513 gene encoding putative pre-16S rRNA nuclease isoform X4 yields MQYVKCLNFFQDLLKAKALERGRLLGLDVGDKYVGLAVSDLDNKIATPLSVLIRKKTNIDLMASDFQSLAVQVKLFIDDLSKTGKLDGVKYTFWNECFTSKNADLLLKPLSLHPILSKTIVDKFAAVQILQTYLDYGKKNVKLETAG; encoded by the exons ATGCAGTATGTAAAGTGTTTAAACTTTTTCCAAGATTTGCTCAAAGCAAAAGCATTGGAACGAGGACGGTTGCTTGGTTTAGATGTCGGTGATAAGTATGTTGGACTAGCTGTCTCAGACCTCGATAATAAAATTGCCACACCTTTAAG TGTTCTGATTCggaagaaaacaaatattGATCTGATGGCTAGTGATTTTCAAAGCCTG gCTGTACAAGTGAAGCTATTCATCGATGACCTGTCTAAAACAGGAAAGCTTGATGGAGTTAAGTACACGTTTTGGAATGAGTGCTTTACATCAAAG AACGCGGATTTGCTGCTAAAGCCTTTGAGCTTGCACCCAATACTATCGAAAACTATAGTTGATAAGTTTGCTGCTGTTCAGATTCTTCAG ACGTACCTGGATTATGGGAAGAAGAAcgtaaagttggaaacagctggATGA
- the LOC18606513 gene encoding putative pre-16S rRNA nuclease isoform X1, translating to MQYVKCLNFFQDLLKAKALERGRLLGLDVGDKYVGLAVSDLDNKIATPLSVLIRKKTNIDLMASDFQSLISELSLVGFIVGYPFDRQQRAPDAVQVKLFIDDLSKTGKLDGVKYTFWNECFTSKQYMTSSKESHSLSFQQNADLLLKPLSLHPILSKTIVDKFAAVQILQTYLDYGKKNVKLETAG from the exons ATGCAGTATGTAAAGTGTTTAAACTTTTTCCAAGATTTGCTCAAAGCAAAAGCATTGGAACGAGGACGGTTGCTTGGTTTAGATGTCGGTGATAAGTATGTTGGACTAGCTGTCTCAGACCTCGATAATAAAATTGCCACACCTTTAAG TGTTCTGATTCggaagaaaacaaatattGATCTGATGGCTAGTGATTTTCAAAGCCTG ATCTCTGAACTTTCTTTGGTGGGCTTCATTGTTGGCTACCCATTTGACAGACAACAACGTGCTCCTGAT gCTGTACAAGTGAAGCTATTCATCGATGACCTGTCTAAAACAGGAAAGCTTGATGGAGTTAAGTACACGTTTTGGAATGAGTGCTTTACATCAAAG CAATATATGACAAGCAGTAAGGAATCTCATAGTTTGTCCTTTCAACAGAACGCGGATTTGCTGCTAAAGCCTTTGAGCTTGCACCCAATACTATCGAAAACTATAGTTGATAAGTTTGCTGCTGTTCAGATTCTTCAG ACGTACCTGGATTATGGGAAGAAGAAcgtaaagttggaaacagctggATGA